The following are encoded in a window of Sinorhizobium sojae CCBAU 05684 genomic DNA:
- a CDS encoding PAS domain-containing protein translates to MKELIELFWFKYSQMQFAVKVADEHLIGILDRELDPILKAVYDRKAASVEEARLQFQFLVDMLRAEADDLTCVLRHSQLLRSLIDRYFAATGAADVAGLDLERTPKLPKRGRADEGLLNEAILDSFPDRIAVITPDYRYLYANRVNADHLGSKPIDLIGRHIVEFIGLQRFEQRVKAYLDRCFAGEIVDYSFAKSVGGNTVAVRCRMTPCLSSKSRVIGAILVIQEQADCRRAIAA, encoded by the coding sequence TTGAAGGAACTGATTGAACTGTTCTGGTTCAAATATTCGCAAATGCAATTTGCCGTGAAGGTGGCGGACGAACATCTGATCGGAATTCTGGACCGCGAACTCGATCCCATCCTCAAGGCCGTCTATGACCGGAAGGCCGCTAGCGTCGAGGAGGCGCGCCTCCAATTTCAATTTCTGGTGGACATGCTGCGCGCCGAGGCGGACGATCTCACCTGCGTGCTGCGCCATTCGCAATTGCTTCGCTCCCTGATCGACCGGTATTTCGCAGCGACCGGCGCGGCCGACGTCGCGGGGCTTGATCTCGAACGCACCCCGAAGCTGCCGAAAAGGGGGCGTGCCGACGAAGGCCTGCTCAACGAGGCGATCCTCGATTCCTTTCCCGACCGGATCGCCGTGATCACGCCCGACTACCGTTATCTCTACGCCAACCGGGTCAATGCGGATCATCTCGGAAGCAAGCCGATCGATCTCATCGGCCGCCACATCGTCGAATTCATCGGCCTGCAGCGTTTCGAGCAGCGGGTCAAAGCCTATCTCGACCGCTGCTTTGCGGGGGAAATCGTCGACTATTCCTTCGCCAAGTCCGTCGGCGGAAATACGGTCGCGGTCCGCTGTCGCATGACGCCCTGCCTGTCGAGCAAAAGCAGGGTCATCGGCGCCATTCTCGTTATCCAGGAGCAGGCCGACTGCCGGCGGGCGATCGCGGCCTGA
- a CDS encoding lipid A biosynthesis lauroyl acyltransferase, producing the protein MLITRLVLAADRFRQWAIAQFVLLLLSVLKLLPPDAAINFMDRVARWIGPKTRRHRLTLTNLRNAFPEKGEAEIKEIALESWGNMGRLAAEYVFLDRLFDFDPERAEPGRVEVSGIPLFMELRDNPRPFIVFTAHSGNFEMLPVAGSAFGLEVTVLFRPPNNPYLADKVFEFRKARMGNLVPSHAGSSFALARQLERGGGVGVLVDQKFRKGLKTKFFGRDVQTNPLLAKLVRQFNCEVYPARCIRLPGGRFRLELEPAVEIPRRADGSVDVTATAQMLNDKVESWVREYPGQWLWYHDRWHIKRNL; encoded by the coding sequence ATGCTGATCACACGGCTGGTGCTTGCCGCCGATCGCTTCAGGCAATGGGCGATCGCCCAGTTCGTGCTCCTGCTTCTTTCGGTGTTGAAGCTTCTTCCGCCGGATGCGGCGATCAATTTCATGGATCGCGTCGCGCGCTGGATCGGCCCGAAAACGCGCCGCCACAGGCTGACGCTCACCAATCTGCGCAATGCCTTCCCGGAAAAGGGCGAGGCGGAGATCAAGGAGATCGCGCTCGAAAGCTGGGGCAATATGGGCCGGCTCGCTGCGGAATATGTGTTCCTCGACCGCCTCTTCGACTTCGATCCGGAACGCGCCGAGCCGGGCAGGGTGGAGGTCTCCGGCATCCCGCTCTTCATGGAACTGCGCGACAACCCGCGACCCTTCATCGTCTTCACGGCGCATAGCGGCAATTTCGAAATGCTGCCGGTCGCGGGTTCCGCCTTCGGGCTGGAGGTGACGGTTCTCTTCCGGCCTCCGAACAATCCCTATCTCGCCGACAAGGTGTTCGAGTTCCGCAAGGCCCGCATGGGCAATCTCGTGCCGTCGCATGCGGGCTCCTCCTTCGCGCTCGCCCGCCAGCTCGAACGCGGCGGCGGCGTCGGTGTCCTCGTCGACCAGAAATTTCGAAAAGGGCTCAAGACCAAGTTTTTCGGCCGCGACGTGCAGACCAATCCGCTGCTTGCCAAGCTCGTCCGGCAGTTCAATTGCGAAGTCTATCCGGCCCGCTGCATCCGCTTGCCGGGCGGCCGCTTCCGGCTCGAACTGGAGCCCGCAGTCGAAATTCCGCGCCGGGCGGACGGCAGCGTCGACGTCACCGCAACGGCACAGATGCTGAACGACAAGGTCGAGAGCTGGGTTCGGGAATATCCGGGCCAATGGCTCTGGTACCACGACCGCTGGCATATCAAGCGCAATCTGTAA
- the ccoN gene encoding cytochrome-c oxidase, cbb3-type subunit I, with amino-acid sequence MKYTLEMLVLAVGAFLALIGAGFAQDRLFGAHMWVLFFVLVAGTIVLMRRMEFRPAVASRAPAPQSEYFDEVVKYGVIATAFWGVVGFLVGVVVALQLAFPDLNIEPWFNFGRVRPLHTSAVIFAFGGNALIATSFYVVQRTSRARLFGGDLAWFVFWGYQLFILLAATGYLLGITQSREYAEPEWYVDLWLTIVWVAYLVVFLGTILVRKEPHIYVANWFYLSFIVTIAMLHVVNNLAVPVSFLGSKSYSAFSGVQDALTQWWYGHNAVGFFLTAGFLAMMYYFIPKQVNRPVYSYRLSIIHFWALIFMYIWAGPHHLHYTALPDWAQTLGMVFSVMLWMPSWGGMINGLMTLSGAWDKVRTDPIVRMMVMAVAFYGMATFEGPMMSIKTVNSLSHYTDWTIGHVHSGALGWNGLITFGALYYLVPKLWNRERLYSMRMVNWHFWLATLGIVIYAAVMWVAGIQQGLMWREYDDQGFLVYSFAETVAAMFPYYVMRAIGGALFLAGALVMAFNITMTILGRVRDEEPIIGAAPIAQPAE; translated from the coding sequence ATGAAATACACTCTCGAGATGCTCGTGCTTGCGGTCGGCGCCTTCCTGGCGCTGATCGGGGCTGGCTTCGCCCAGGACCGCCTGTTCGGGGCGCATATGTGGGTTCTGTTCTTCGTGCTCGTCGCTGGCACGATCGTGCTCATGCGCCGCATGGAGTTCCGGCCGGCGGTTGCAAGCCGGGCGCCCGCACCGCAATCGGAATATTTCGATGAGGTCGTGAAATACGGTGTCATCGCCACGGCCTTCTGGGGGGTGGTTGGCTTCCTCGTCGGCGTCGTCGTCGCGCTGCAACTCGCCTTTCCCGATCTCAACATCGAGCCCTGGTTCAATTTCGGGCGCGTGCGGCCGCTCCACACCTCCGCGGTCATCTTTGCCTTCGGCGGCAATGCGCTGATCGCCACGTCCTTCTATGTCGTGCAGCGCACGAGCCGCGCACGCCTCTTCGGCGGCGATCTCGCCTGGTTCGTCTTCTGGGGCTACCAGCTCTTTATCCTCCTCGCCGCCACCGGCTACCTGCTCGGCATCACCCAAAGCCGCGAATATGCGGAGCCGGAATGGTATGTGGATCTCTGGCTGACGATCGTCTGGGTCGCCTATCTCGTCGTCTTCCTCGGCACGATCCTCGTGCGCAAGGAGCCGCATATCTATGTGGCGAACTGGTTCTACCTGTCCTTCATCGTCACCATCGCCATGCTGCACGTCGTCAACAATCTCGCGGTGCCGGTCTCCTTCCTCGGCTCCAAGAGCTATTCGGCCTTTTCGGGCGTGCAGGATGCACTGACGCAATGGTGGTACGGCCATAACGCCGTCGGCTTCTTCCTGACGGCCGGGTTCCTGGCGATGATGTACTACTTCATCCCCAAGCAGGTGAACCGTCCTGTCTATTCCTACCGGCTGTCGATCATCCACTTCTGGGCGCTGATCTTTATGTATATCTGGGCCGGTCCCCACCACCTGCATTACACCGCGCTGCCGGACTGGGCGCAGACCCTCGGCATGGTCTTCTCCGTCATGCTCTGGATGCCCTCCTGGGGCGGCATGATCAACGGTCTGATGACGCTCTCGGGCGCCTGGGACAAGGTCCGCACCGATCCGATCGTGCGCATGATGGTCATGGCCGTCGCCTTCTACGGCATGGCGACCTTCGAGGGGCCGATGATGTCGATCAAGACCGTGAACTCCCTCAGCCATTATACCGACTGGACCATCGGCCACGTGCATTCCGGCGCGCTCGGCTGGAACGGCCTGATCACGTTCGGTGCGCTCTACTATCTCGTGCCGAAGCTCTGGAACCGCGAGCGGCTCTACAGCATGCGCATGGTCAACTGGCACTTCTGGCTCGCCACCCTCGGCATCGTCATCTACGCCGCCGTCATGTGGGTCGCCGGCATCCAGCAGGGACTCATGTGGCGCGAGTACGACGACCAGGGTTTCCTCGTCTATTCCTTCGCGGAAACGGTGGCGGCGATGTTCCCGTACTACGTGATGCGTGCCATCGGCGGCGCCCTGTTCCTCGCCGGCGCCCTGGTCATGGCCTTCAACATCACAATGACAATCCTCGGACGCGTCCGTGACGAGGAGCCGATCATCGGTGCGGCGCCGATCGCACAGCCTGCGGAATAG
- a CDS encoding hemerythrin domain-containing protein yields MRRYWKGPERMAARINWPPPPGGARAAANEAYAEPLAWLASVHREQLALCDCLEAIADSLPGEVDREICAYAAKMLAPMLRQFHAGEERIVFDWAEQRSGDDPSARALLERLKYEHCEDECFAEELTEMLDRLGTDDRTVNPETAGYMLRGFFTNLRRHVSFEQEYLRGIVARQTHDPS; encoded by the coding sequence TTGAGGAGATATTGGAAGGGACCGGAGCGCATGGCAGCAAGGATCAATTGGCCGCCGCCTCCGGGCGGCGCGCGCGCCGCGGCGAACGAGGCCTATGCCGAGCCGCTCGCCTGGCTCGCAAGCGTCCATAGGGAGCAGCTGGCGCTCTGCGATTGCCTCGAGGCGATCGCCGACAGCCTTCCGGGCGAAGTCGATCGTGAGATTTGCGCCTATGCGGCCAAGATGCTGGCTCCGATGCTGCGCCAGTTTCACGCTGGCGAGGAGCGCATCGTCTTCGACTGGGCCGAGCAGCGCTCCGGCGACGATCCGTCGGCGCGCGCATTGCTGGAGCGGCTGAAATACGAGCACTGCGAGGACGAATGCTTCGCCGAGGAATTGACGGAGATGCTGGATCGACTGGGCACGGACGACCGCACCGTCAACCCCGAGACGGCCGGCTACATGCTGCGCGGCTTCTTCACCAACCTGCGCCGCCATGTCAGCTTCGAACAGGAGTACCTGCGCGGCATTGTCGCTCGTCAGACGCATGATCCGAGCTGA